One window of the Perca flavescens isolate YP-PL-M2 chromosome 16, PFLA_1.0, whole genome shotgun sequence genome contains the following:
- the LOC114570783 gene encoding uncharacterized protein LOC114570783 codes for MAMNTSKYDNIKKVLIRSGSPAVYRLRPRKENILPLRAKTVDLQHATTQKEEIGSLTRMTLGERNPNKINKTILLVGETGTGKSTLINALVNYAMGVKWEDDVWFQIVEDEKRSQSESQTSDVIVYQIFGFEGKPLPYSLTIIDTPGYGDTRGIKKDDIVNQRLLDLFHSEDGVHEIDAVGLVLKASENRLSDRLRYIFDSVVSLFGKDMEKNIVALITHSNGVTPENVLNALEAAKIKCAKDEENETVHFLFDNCQSTQKTKKNKIALKGAWEVTKDQIGQFADFLTENSPQKLETTVEVLNSRIRLTACIQDAQNRIKFIDEKQKEIQQTQEALKKHEEEMKNDENFTIEVDEVYTDTEPINGGTWGLWFYEGAVCCKTCERNCHYPDCTVAWYPRDCVVMSGGRCTVCGCSVSDHVKEEWKYVNKTRKVKKTLQDVKEKYERKKAGSESLLETLEKEIAELQKEKDQLLEESFQHVVKLEKIALNVNSVSIYDNLDFLIEKMKEKGDTERKRKLEEIKSRMDKDKGIMAALRYGFGQLTAAGKEKK; via the exons atggcaat GAACACATCCAAATATGACAACATCAAGAAAGTTCTTATCCGATCAGGATCTCCTGCTGTGTATCGGCTGAGACCAAGGAAAGAGAACATCCTACCTCTGAGAGCAAAAACCGTGGACCTTCAACATGCAACAACACAGAAAGAGGAGATTGGATCTCTGACAAGAATGACTCTTGGTGAAAGAAATCCAAACAAGATAAACAAAACCATCTTACTTGTTGGTGAAACAGGAACAGGAAAATCTACTCTGATCAACGCTCTGGTCAACTACGCCATGGGAGTGAAGTGGGAGGATGATGTCTGGTTTCAGATCGTAGAGGACGAGAAGAGAAGTCAATCAGAAAGTCAGACATCAGATGTGATCGTGTACCAGATCTTTGGTTTTGAAGGTAAACCTTTGCCCTACTCTCTGACCATCATCGATACCCCTGGATACGGAGACACCAGAGGGATCAAAAAAGATGACATTGTCAATCAAAGATTATTAGACCTGTTCCACTCAGAAGATGGAGTTCATGAGATTGATGCAGTGGGTCTGGTGCTGAAAGCGAGTGAGAATCGACTGAGTGACCGGCTGAGGTACATCTTTGATTCAGTGGTGTCTCTGTTTGGAAAAGACATGGAGAAGAACATCGTCGCCCTCATCACACACTCAAATGGTGTGACACCTGAAAATGTTCTGAATGCTCTCGAGGCTGCAAAGATTAAATGTGCCAAGGATGAAGAGAATGAGActgttcacttcctgtttgataACTGCCAGAGCActcagaaaacaaagaaaaataagatTGCTCTAAAAGGTGCATGGGAAGTAACAAAGGACCAAATTGGTCAATTCGCTGATTTCCTGACAGAAAATTCTCCTCAAAAGCTGGAGACAACTGTTGAAGTGTTGAATTCACGCATCAGACTGACAGCCTGCATCCAAGATGCACAAAACAGAATTAAGTTTATTgatgaaaaacagaaagaaatccAACAGACCCAGGAAGCTCTGAAGAAACATGAAGAAGAGATGAAGAACGATGAGAACTTCACTATAGAAGTTGATGAGGTCTACACAGATACAGAACCTATCAATGGTGGGACGTGGGGGTTATGGTTCTATGAAGGAGCTGTCTGCTGCAAAACATGTGAGAGGAACTGTCACTATCCTGACTGCACAGTGGCCTGGTATCCAAGAGACTGCGTGGTCATGAGTGGTGGCCGCTGCACTGTATGTGGTTGTTCTGTATCAGATCATGTCAAAGAAGAGTGGAAGTATGTGAACAAGACAAGAAAAGTTAAAAAGACCCTGCAAGATGTGAAGGAGAAGTATGAAAGGAAAAAAGCAGGAAGTGAGAGCCTTCTGGAAACTCTTGAGAAGGAGATAGCAGAActtcagaaagaaaaagatcaGTTGTTGGAAGAGTCCTTTCAGCATGTTGTCAAACTGGAGAAGATCGCCCTGAATGTTAATTCAGTGTCTATTTATGACAACTTGGACTTCCTGATTGAGAAGATGAAGGAGaaaggagacacagagaggaagaggaaactgGAAGAGATAAAAAGTCGAATGGATAAAGATAAAGGAATCATGGCAGCGCTGCGCTACGGGTTTGGTCAACTAACAGCAGCTGGTAAAGAAAAGAAGTAG